From one Musa acuminata AAA Group cultivar baxijiao chromosome BXJ2-6, Cavendish_Baxijiao_AAA, whole genome shotgun sequence genomic stretch:
- the LOC135615592 gene encoding uncharacterized protein LOC135615592, with amino-acid sequence MELGSPNMEDGTPFKSELDVNSHGNNDGEETENFQNGNKEPEGMQVCVNQERPESPVLPVDAVCEGLQSPVLNSTASPSPINKVQDENLPIESEYDDDVENRSVVHSIEELRSNVKYHEYQEEKQRASYNIQSGDLLDMCTDQTAEDKNKLGDSDPYLHRVTLSVDNNSNSQLEKPDFDNDGMEDGNFSRADNNLNSQPEKPDSGNDGLEDGNFSQVDNNLNSRPEKPDFGNDGIEDENFSQVDNNLNCQSEKPDFGNDGVDENCTHNIEMKDKDDHMMGVAHSDNVEMIKECSVGHSPRPTRKGTPSSPERELSVPMARSPDNKPSAADDQLPTEISDRKITRSPKHTPSPEKRAVGRKRTRDSFSPPARRKSPPGRMAHRDAHRRDSSPRKNLPASPRKRESPRRRDRSRSRSPVRRKDPSGHRRDHRGRSRSRSPYSRDHHRRSPRRRHSPGRRSPPASYHSRHRSPRRPWSPPTNRNTGVGRPGRNLFVAGFSYVTTERDLEKKFSRFGRVTDVRIVRDRRSGDSRGFGFLSLERDEDADAAIRALDQTEWNGRIVLVEKSKTSAR; translated from the exons ATGGAGTTGGGTTCTCCCAACATGGAGGATGGGACTCCATTTAAGTCAGAATTGGACGTTAACTCACATGGAAATAATGATGGAGAGGAAACAGAAAATTTTCAGAATGGTAACAAGGAACCTGAAGGGATGCAAGTTTGTGTGAATCAGGAGAGGCCTGAATCACCTGTGCTTCCTGTTGATGCTGTCTGTGAAGGACTTCAATCACCTGTCTTAAATTCTACTGCTTCACCATCTCCCATAAACAAAGTGCAAGATGAAAATTTGCCAATTGAGTcagaatatgatgatgatgttgaaaaTAGAAGTGTAGTTCACAGCATTGAGGAATTGAGATCAAATGTTAAGTATCATGAATACCAGGAGGAGAAACAGAGAGCAAGTTATAACATTCAGTCTGGCGATCTTCTTGATATGTGCACTGATCAAACAgcagaagataaaaataaattaggaGATTCAGATCCATACCTCCATCGAGTTACGTTGTCAGTTGATAACAATTCAAACTCTCAATTAGAAAAgcctgattttgataatgatggaaTGGAAGATGGAAACTTTAGTCGAGCTGATAACAATTTGAATTCTCAACCAGAAAAGCCTGATTCTGGTAATGATGGATTAGAAGATGGAAACTTTAGTCAAGTTGATAACAATTTGAACTCTCGACCAGAAAAGCCTGATTTTGGTAACGATGGAATAGAAGATGAAAACTTTAGTCAAGTTGATAACAATTTGAATTGTCAATCAGAAAAGCCTGATTTTGGTAATGATGGAGTAGATGAAAACTGTACTCATAATATAGAAATGAAGGACAAAGATGATCATATGATGGGTGTGGCACATTCGGATAATGTAGAAATGATTAAAGAGTGTTCTGTTGGGCACTCTCCTCGTCCAACTCGAAAAGGTACACCATCATCACCAGAGAGGGAGTTGTCTGTTCCTATGGCGAGATCTCCCGACAACAAACCATCAGCAGCAGACGACCAGTTACCTACTGAAATCAGTGATAGAAAAATAACTCGTTCTCCCAAGCACACACCTTCTCCTGAAAAACGTGCAGTCGGCCGCAAGAGAACTCGTGACAGTTTTTCTCCACCTGCAAGACGCAAATCTCCTCCAGGAAGAATGGCACATCGGGATGCTCATCGCAGAGACTCTTCTCCCAGAAAGAACCTGCCAGCTTCACCTCGAAAACGAGAGTCACCACGAAGGAGAGATAGGTCAAGATCACGCTCGCCTGTGAGGCGGAAGGATCCTTCTGGACACAGAAGAGATCACCGTGGTAGATCTCGGTCCAGGTCTCCCTACTCGAGGGATCACCATAGAAGGTCTCCAAG GCGAAGGCATTCTCCAGGTCGTAGATCTCCTCCAGCAAGTTATCATTCACGTCACCGCTCTCCAAGGAGGCCTTGGTCACCACCAACTAACCGCAACACTGGTGTGGGTAGGCCTGGAAGGAATTTATTTGTTGCAGGTTTTAGCTATGTTACTACTGAAagagatttggaaaagaagtTCTCTAGGTTTGGGCGTGTGACAGATGTTCGGATTGTTCGTGATAGAAG gtcagGCGATTCTCGTGGCTTTGGATTTTTATCCTTAGAAAGGGATGAAGATGCTGATGCTGCCATACGTGCTCTTGATCAGACTGAATGGAATGGCAGGATTGTTCTGGTGGAGAAATCTAAGACTTCTGCTCGCTGA
- the LOC103989406 gene encoding calcium-dependent protein kinase 2 isoform X2 — protein MGACFSKSKHSVATREINGHSYQEPAPSPPQYQPPPPPQAQPQAQPPPASKGVVAPNAILGKPFADVRSLYSLGKELGRGQFGVTYLCTETATGAQYACKSVSKRKLATKSDREDIKREIQIMQHLTGQANIVEFKGAYEDRNSVNLVMELCAGGELFDRIIAKGHYSERAAAAICRAIVNVVNICHFMGVMHRDLKPENFLLATNEEDAMLKATDFGLSVFIEEGKVYKDIVGSAYYIAPEVLKQRYGKEIDIWSAGVILYILLSGVPPFWAETERGIFDAILKGEIDFESAPWPSISSSAKDLVMKMLKQDPKKRITAAQVLRPCLVEFSIHLIPLVFFAANGRIGFSEHPWMVEGGEASDNPIDSAVLSRMKQFRAMNKMKKMALKVIAENLSEEEIKGLKQMFTNMDTDKSGTITYDELKTGLARLGSKLSEAEIKQLMDAADVDGNGSIDYIEFITATMHRHKLEREEHLYRAFQYFDKDRSGFITREELESAMKQHGVGDADTIKEIISEVDADHDGRINYEEFCSMMRSGMQQPVQLV, from the exons ATGGGAGCGTGCTTCAGCAAAAGCAAACACTCGGTGGCAAcaagagaaatcaatggccactcCTACCAGGAGCCAGCGCCGTCGCCGCCACAGTaccagcctcctcctcctccgcaggCCCAACCGCAAGCGCAGCCACCACCGGCCTCCAAGGGCGTAGTCGCTCCCAACGCCATCCTCGGGAAGCCCTTCGCGGACGTGAGGTCCTTGTACAGCCTCGGGAAGGAGCTCGGCCGTGGCCAGTTCGGCGTCACCTACCTCTGCACCGAAACCGCCACGGGCGCCCAGTACGCGTGCAAGTCCGTCTCCAAGCGGAAGCTGGCCACCAAGAGCGACCGCGAGGACATCAAGAGGGAGATCCAGATCATGCAGCACCTCACCGGGCAGGCCAACATAGTGGAGTTCAAGGGGGCTTACGAGGACCGGAACTCGGTGAACCTGGTCATGGAGCTGTGCGCCGGCGGCGAGCTGTTCGATCGCATCATCGCCAAGGGGCACTACTCGGAGCGCGCGGCGGCGGCCATTTGCCGCGCCATAGTGAACGTGGTCAACATCTGCCACTTCATGGGGGTGATGCATCGAGATCTGAAGCCAGAGAACTTCCTGCTCGCCACCAACGAGGAGGACGCCATGCTCAAGGCCACCGACTTCGGCCTCTCGGTCTTCATCGAAGAAG GCAAAGTGTACAAAGATATCGTGGGAAGCGCTTACTACATTGCTCCTGAGGTCCTAAAGCAACGTTATGGGAAGGAGATAGACATTTGGAGTGCAGGTGTTATCCTCTACATTCTTCTCAGTGGCGTGCCTCCATTTTGGGCTG AAACCGAAAGAGGAATCTTTGATGCTATTTTGAAGGGAGAGATCGACTTTGAGAGTGCGCCATGGCCATCTATATCGAGCAGCGCCAAAGACCTGGTCATGAAGATGCTGAAACAGGACCCCAAGAAAAGAATCACTGCGGCTCAAGTTCTTCGTCCGTGTCTAGTTGAATTCTCCATCCATTTAATTCCTTTAGTCTTCTTCGCTGCTAATGGTAGGATTGGCTTTTCAGAGCACCCATGGATGGTAGAAGGTGGAGAGGCATCAGACAATCCTATAGACAGCGCAGTGCTCTCGAGGATGAAGCAGTTCAGGGCCATGAACAAGATGAAGAAGATGGCGCTCAAG GTCATTGCTGAGAACCTTTCGGAAGAAGAGATCAAAGGGCTGAAGCAGATGTTCACCAACATGGACACGGACAAGAGTGGCACGATCACATACGATGAGCTGAAGACAGGATTGGCTCGCCTCGGCTCGAAGCTATCAGAGGCTGAGATAAAGCAGCTCATGGATGCT GCCGACGTGGATGGGAATGGAAGCATCGATTACATCGAGTTCATCACCGCCACGATGCATCGGCACAAACTGGAGAGGGAGGAGCATCTGTATCGAGCGTTTCAGTACTTCGATAAGGACCGCAGCGG GTTCATCACCAGAGAAGAACTGGAATCAGCCATGAAGCAACATGGAGTGGGTGATGCAGACACGATCAAGGAAATCATATCGGAAGTCGACGCAGATCAT GATGGAAGGATCAACTACGAGGAGTTTTGCTCGATGATGAGGAGTGGGATGCAGCAGCCAGTGCAGCTGGTGTAG
- the LOC103989406 gene encoding calcium-dependent protein kinase 2 isoform X1, with translation MGACFSKSKHSVATREINGHSYQEPAPSPPQYQPPPPPQAQPQAQPPPASKGVVAPNAILGKPFADVRSLYSLGKELGRGQFGVTYLCTETATGAQYACKSVSKRKLATKSDREDIKREIQIMQHLTGQANIVEFKGAYEDRNSVNLVMELCAGGELFDRIIAKGHYSERAAAAICRAIVNVVNICHFMGVMHRDLKPENFLLATNEEDAMLKATDFGLSVFIEEGKVYKDIVGSAYYIAPEVLKQRYGKEIDIWSAGVILYILLSGVPPFWAGKYQDETLSILRSLVSSWLMSWFLLLHAAPPETERGIFDAILKGEIDFESAPWPSISSSAKDLVMKMLKQDPKKRITAAQVLQHPWMVEGGEASDNPIDSAVLSRMKQFRAMNKMKKMALKVIAENLSEEEIKGLKQMFTNMDTDKSGTITYDELKTGLARLGSKLSEAEIKQLMDAADVDGNGSIDYIEFITATMHRHKLEREEHLYRAFQYFDKDRSGFITREELESAMKQHGVGDADTIKEIISEVDADHDGRINYEEFCSMMRSGMQQPVQLV, from the exons ATGGGAGCGTGCTTCAGCAAAAGCAAACACTCGGTGGCAAcaagagaaatcaatggccactcCTACCAGGAGCCAGCGCCGTCGCCGCCACAGTaccagcctcctcctcctccgcaggCCCAACCGCAAGCGCAGCCACCACCGGCCTCCAAGGGCGTAGTCGCTCCCAACGCCATCCTCGGGAAGCCCTTCGCGGACGTGAGGTCCTTGTACAGCCTCGGGAAGGAGCTCGGCCGTGGCCAGTTCGGCGTCACCTACCTCTGCACCGAAACCGCCACGGGCGCCCAGTACGCGTGCAAGTCCGTCTCCAAGCGGAAGCTGGCCACCAAGAGCGACCGCGAGGACATCAAGAGGGAGATCCAGATCATGCAGCACCTCACCGGGCAGGCCAACATAGTGGAGTTCAAGGGGGCTTACGAGGACCGGAACTCGGTGAACCTGGTCATGGAGCTGTGCGCCGGCGGCGAGCTGTTCGATCGCATCATCGCCAAGGGGCACTACTCGGAGCGCGCGGCGGCGGCCATTTGCCGCGCCATAGTGAACGTGGTCAACATCTGCCACTTCATGGGGGTGATGCATCGAGATCTGAAGCCAGAGAACTTCCTGCTCGCCACCAACGAGGAGGACGCCATGCTCAAGGCCACCGACTTCGGCCTCTCGGTCTTCATCGAAGAAG GCAAAGTGTACAAAGATATCGTGGGAAGCGCTTACTACATTGCTCCTGAGGTCCTAAAGCAACGTTATGGGAAGGAGATAGACATTTGGAGTGCAGGTGTTATCCTCTACATTCTTCTCAGTGGCGTGCCTCCATTTTGGGCTGGTAAGTATCAAGATGAGACCCTCTCAATCCTTCGGTCTTTGGTCTCTTCATGGTTGATGTCATGGTTTCTTCTGTTGCACGCTGCTCCCCCAGAAACCGAAAGAGGAATCTTTGATGCTATTTTGAAGGGAGAGATCGACTTTGAGAGTGCGCCATGGCCATCTATATCGAGCAGCGCCAAAGACCTGGTCATGAAGATGCTGAAACAGGACCCCAAGAAAAGAATCACTGCGGCTCAAGTTCTTC AGCACCCATGGATGGTAGAAGGTGGAGAGGCATCAGACAATCCTATAGACAGCGCAGTGCTCTCGAGGATGAAGCAGTTCAGGGCCATGAACAAGATGAAGAAGATGGCGCTCAAG GTCATTGCTGAGAACCTTTCGGAAGAAGAGATCAAAGGGCTGAAGCAGATGTTCACCAACATGGACACGGACAAGAGTGGCACGATCACATACGATGAGCTGAAGACAGGATTGGCTCGCCTCGGCTCGAAGCTATCAGAGGCTGAGATAAAGCAGCTCATGGATGCT GCCGACGTGGATGGGAATGGAAGCATCGATTACATCGAGTTCATCACCGCCACGATGCATCGGCACAAACTGGAGAGGGAGGAGCATCTGTATCGAGCGTTTCAGTACTTCGATAAGGACCGCAGCGG GTTCATCACCAGAGAAGAACTGGAATCAGCCATGAAGCAACATGGAGTGGGTGATGCAGACACGATCAAGGAAATCATATCGGAAGTCGACGCAGATCAT GATGGAAGGATCAACTACGAGGAGTTTTGCTCGATGATGAGGAGTGGGATGCAGCAGCCAGTGCAGCTGGTGTAG
- the LOC103989406 gene encoding calcium-dependent protein kinase 19 isoform X3, with amino-acid sequence MGACFSKSKHSVATREINGHSYQEPAPSPPQYQPPPPPQAQPQAQPPPASKGVVAPNAILGKPFADVRSLYSLGKELGRGQFGVTYLCTETATGAQYACKSVSKRKLATKSDREDIKREIQIMQHLTGQANIVEFKGAYEDRNSVNLVMELCAGGELFDRIIAKGHYSERAAAAICRAIVNVVNICHFMGVMHRDLKPENFLLATNEEDAMLKATDFGLSVFIEEGKVYKDIVGSAYYIAPEVLKQRYGKEIDIWSAGVILYILLSGVPPFWAETERGIFDAILKGEIDFESAPWPSISSSAKDLVMKMLKQDPKKRITAAQVLQHPWMVEGGEASDNPIDSAVLSRMKQFRAMNKMKKMALKVIAENLSEEEIKGLKQMFTNMDTDKSGTITYDELKTGLARLGSKLSEAEIKQLMDAADVDGNGSIDYIEFITATMHRHKLEREEHLYRAFQYFDKDRSGFITREELESAMKQHGVGDADTIKEIISEVDADHDGRINYEEFCSMMRSGMQQPVQLV; translated from the exons ATGGGAGCGTGCTTCAGCAAAAGCAAACACTCGGTGGCAAcaagagaaatcaatggccactcCTACCAGGAGCCAGCGCCGTCGCCGCCACAGTaccagcctcctcctcctccgcaggCCCAACCGCAAGCGCAGCCACCACCGGCCTCCAAGGGCGTAGTCGCTCCCAACGCCATCCTCGGGAAGCCCTTCGCGGACGTGAGGTCCTTGTACAGCCTCGGGAAGGAGCTCGGCCGTGGCCAGTTCGGCGTCACCTACCTCTGCACCGAAACCGCCACGGGCGCCCAGTACGCGTGCAAGTCCGTCTCCAAGCGGAAGCTGGCCACCAAGAGCGACCGCGAGGACATCAAGAGGGAGATCCAGATCATGCAGCACCTCACCGGGCAGGCCAACATAGTGGAGTTCAAGGGGGCTTACGAGGACCGGAACTCGGTGAACCTGGTCATGGAGCTGTGCGCCGGCGGCGAGCTGTTCGATCGCATCATCGCCAAGGGGCACTACTCGGAGCGCGCGGCGGCGGCCATTTGCCGCGCCATAGTGAACGTGGTCAACATCTGCCACTTCATGGGGGTGATGCATCGAGATCTGAAGCCAGAGAACTTCCTGCTCGCCACCAACGAGGAGGACGCCATGCTCAAGGCCACCGACTTCGGCCTCTCGGTCTTCATCGAAGAAG GCAAAGTGTACAAAGATATCGTGGGAAGCGCTTACTACATTGCTCCTGAGGTCCTAAAGCAACGTTATGGGAAGGAGATAGACATTTGGAGTGCAGGTGTTATCCTCTACATTCTTCTCAGTGGCGTGCCTCCATTTTGGGCTG AAACCGAAAGAGGAATCTTTGATGCTATTTTGAAGGGAGAGATCGACTTTGAGAGTGCGCCATGGCCATCTATATCGAGCAGCGCCAAAGACCTGGTCATGAAGATGCTGAAACAGGACCCCAAGAAAAGAATCACTGCGGCTCAAGTTCTTC AGCACCCATGGATGGTAGAAGGTGGAGAGGCATCAGACAATCCTATAGACAGCGCAGTGCTCTCGAGGATGAAGCAGTTCAGGGCCATGAACAAGATGAAGAAGATGGCGCTCAAG GTCATTGCTGAGAACCTTTCGGAAGAAGAGATCAAAGGGCTGAAGCAGATGTTCACCAACATGGACACGGACAAGAGTGGCACGATCACATACGATGAGCTGAAGACAGGATTGGCTCGCCTCGGCTCGAAGCTATCAGAGGCTGAGATAAAGCAGCTCATGGATGCT GCCGACGTGGATGGGAATGGAAGCATCGATTACATCGAGTTCATCACCGCCACGATGCATCGGCACAAACTGGAGAGGGAGGAGCATCTGTATCGAGCGTTTCAGTACTTCGATAAGGACCGCAGCGG GTTCATCACCAGAGAAGAACTGGAATCAGCCATGAAGCAACATGGAGTGGGTGATGCAGACACGATCAAGGAAATCATATCGGAAGTCGACGCAGATCAT GATGGAAGGATCAACTACGAGGAGTTTTGCTCGATGATGAGGAGTGGGATGCAGCAGCCAGTGCAGCTGGTGTAG